GTGGAACAACTCGACCGTTACGCCCGGGGCGAAGTGCAGGATCTGTGGCTCGAGCTGGCCCGCCGCGATCCGCGGGATCTCGACGATGACGAGCGCCGCTTTCTCGTCGACCGGTTCTTCACGGTGCACGCCGAGCGGCACATCCTGCCCAACAGGCGCTACCGCGAGCTGGCCCGCAAGAAAGAGACCGGCGGCGCCGGGGAGTTCAGGGAAAAGGACCTGCGCGACCTGCAGGTCTGGTTTCTGCTGAGCTGGACCGGGCACCATTTGCGGCAAGAGCCCCCGGTCAAAGAGCTGCTGGCCAAGCAGGAGGGATTCAGCGAAGCTGAAAAAGCCGGGCTGCTCGACCGCCTCGATGCCGAGGTCGCCGGCATTCTTCCCCTCTACCGGCAACTGGAGGAAGAAGGACGCATTGAGATCTCCTTCACCCCCTACGCGCACCCCATTCTGCCACTGCTCTGCAATACCGCCATCGCCGCCGAGGCATCGCCCGCCACCACCCTGCCCGCCACCGGCTTCCGCCATCCCGAAGACGCCCGGCTGCAGATCCGCCGCGGACGCGACCTGATACAGCACTATCTTGGCGTCCGGCCGCGCGGCATGTGGCCCGCCGAGGGAGCGGTCAGCGAAGAAGCCCTGCAGCTGATGATCGACGAAGACATTCCCTGGGCCGCCAGCGACGAAGGGATTCTGCACCGCAGCCTCCCCGGCGGGCTGCGCAACCGCAAAGACCTTTACCGCCCCTACAGCTACCGGGGACTGCCCCTGATCTTCCGCGACCTCGAGCTGTCCGACCGCATCGGTTTCGTCTACGCCCACTGGAAACCGAAACGGGCCGCCGAAGACCTGATCGGACATCTCGAGAGGGCGGCCGAACAGGCCCCCGGCGGGCTGCTGGCCCTGGTTCTCGACGGCGAAAACTGCTGGGAGAGCTACGAAGAGAACGGCTATCCCTTTCTGCGCACCCTCTACGAAGGGATCGGCGCCTCCTCCCGGCTGCGGCTGACGACCGTCAGCGAAGCACTGCACCACTGCCGGACCAGGAGCCTGAAACGGCTGGCCCCCGGCTCCTGGATCAACAGCGACTTCCACATCTGGATCGGCCACCCGGAGGAGAACCGGGCCTGGGAGCTGCTGGCGCGGGCGCGGAGCGAGACGTTCGGCGATCAGGCGCCGCAGCCCGACGATCGCCGGAGCGACCATCTGCTGCGGGCAGAGGGGAGCGACTGGTTCTGGTGGTACGGCGACGATCACGCCAGCGCCCAGGCCGACACCTTCGACCTGCTCTTCCGCCGGCATCTCGAAGCCCTCTACCTGGCGACGGGCCGGTCGGCGCCGCCCGAACTGAAACAGCCGATCAAGCCGCCGGTCAGCAAACGGCGGCGGCTGCGCGAACCGACGGCCCTGTTCACGCCCACCATCAACGGCCAGGCCGGCGACTACTTCGAGTGGCTCGCCGCCGGCCGGGCCAGCCTGACCGGCGGCGGCGCCATGCACCCGCGCGACCAGCTGTTCACCAGCCTGCTTTTCGGTTACGATCTGAAGCATCTCTTTCTGCGTCTCGACCCGCACGCGCACCAGGACGACCTGCTCGAAGAGGGGCATCACCTCGACATACACCTGACCGCCGCCGACGCCTGGCTGGCCCGGTTCGTTCCGAAAAGCGGGGAGGTCTTCCTCTATCGGGCCGGCGACAGCCGGATCGTCGGCCGCGGCAAGGGCGCGGTAGAGCAGGTGGTCGAACTGGCCATCCCGCTGGCGCCGCTGGAGCTGAAGGCCGGGGACGTGCTGCTGCTCAGTCTCCACCTTTGCGAACAGGACCGGGAGATGGCCCGCTGGCCGGTCGAGGCGCCGCTGGAAATTCCCTACCGGGGCACCCTGCTCGAAGCCGACGAGTGGTATGTCTGACCGTCGAAAGGACCGGTTGCATGTCTGAAATCCGCTGGGATCCCCTCAAGGGCGTCTGGGTGATCGTCGACCGCGAACGGGGCCGCCGCCTGCAGGAGTTTCTGCTCGAACAGCCGGCGCCCCGGGTCGAGTTCTGCCCTTTCTGCTACGGCAACGAAAGCCGCACCCCGCCGGAGATCGACGCAGTCCGCCCCGAACGCCAGCCCCCCGATACCCCCGGCTGGCAGGTCCGGGTGATTCCCAACCGGCATCCGGTTCTCGCCATCGAGGGGGATCTCGATCCCCGCGGCCATGGCCTCTACGACCGGGTGAACGGCGTCGGGGCCCACGAAATCGTCATCGAGAATCCGGACCACGACCGCGACCTGGCCGACTTCGCGCCGCAGGAACTGGTCGCCGTCCTGCACACCTGGCAGCGACGCCTGAACGACCTGCGCCGCGACACGCGCTTTCGCGCCATCTGCCTCTTCCGCAACCAGGGGCCGCTGGCGGGAGCGGACATCCCGCACCCGCATTCGCAAATCATCGCCCTGCCCCTGATTCCGCCTCTGATGGCGGCGGAACTGCACAACTGCCGCGACCATTTCAGCCGCAAGGAGCGCTGCCTGCTGTGCGACCTGCTGCGGCAGGAGCTGCACACCGAAACCGGCATCGTTCACGACGACGGCCACTTTGTCGCCCTGGTCCCCTACGCTTCCGGCCGGCCCTTCGAGCTGCGGCTCGTCCCCCGGCGGCATGAACACGACTTCGTACGGGTCGGCGAAGACGAACTGCTGGCGCTGGCCGAGGTGCTGCGCAACGTCCTGGCACGCCTGCGCCAGGCCCTGCGGACGCCGTCGTACCGGCTCTATCTGCGCACGGCCCCGCCGCAGCACACCCGCTTCGGCCGTCCAAACTACTGGACCTCGCTGGCCCACGACTATCACTGGTACCTCGAAATTCATCCCTGCCTGGCGCGGGGCACCGGCATCGAGCAGGCCACGGGAGTGCCGGTCAACCTGGTGGCGCCGGAAGACGCGGCCGCCTTTCTGCGCGGCGAAAACCCCGCTCAAAAACGCTGATTCGATGCCATGAACCGACACGGCAACTCTCTCAGGCAGCCCTTTCCCATTTCGGACAAGGCCCGGCGCCGGCTGCGGCTGGACGAAAGGCTGGCGGACTGCCCCCGGGAACACGAGCGGCAGCGGCTGTTCCGCATCGCCGGCGCCCTGCGCGAATGCGAGGGCCCCAACGTCGCCAGCGGTAGCGAGCTGCTGCTGCTCGCCGCCCTCTGCCGCGCCCAGCGCCACCTCTGCCGGCAGCAGCTGCACCGGCGGCAACCGCCCGCCGACAGCAACCTGGAGCTGACCCTCATCCAGTTCCGGCGTCTCTTCCCGCCAGCCGAAGCGGACGAAGATGCGCCGCAAGCGGAGACGATCGCCCGCTTGCTGCCGGAAATCTTCATCCTGGCCTCCCAGAACGACAATCCCGCCGCCGCAGGCGCCCGTTCGCTGTTCGACGACAGCGAGCTGGAGACGGCCTGCCACTACCGCCGGCTGCTGCAACTTC
This Geothermobacter ehrlichii DNA region includes the following protein-coding sequences:
- a CDS encoding glycoside hydrolase family 57 protein; the protein is MKQLNVCILWHMHQPDYRDPVSGLTLLPWTWLHAVKDYGEMLRTMAGIEAARITFNLVPVLVEQLDRYARGEVQDLWLELARRDPRDLDDDERRFLVDRFFTVHAERHILPNRRYRELARKKETGGAGEFREKDLRDLQVWFLLSWTGHHLRQEPPVKELLAKQEGFSEAEKAGLLDRLDAEVAGILPLYRQLEEEGRIEISFTPYAHPILPLLCNTAIAAEASPATTLPATGFRHPEDARLQIRRGRDLIQHYLGVRPRGMWPAEGAVSEEALQLMIDEDIPWAASDEGILHRSLPGGLRNRKDLYRPYSYRGLPLIFRDLELSDRIGFVYAHWKPKRAAEDLIGHLERAAEQAPGGLLALVLDGENCWESYEENGYPFLRTLYEGIGASSRLRLTTVSEALHHCRTRSLKRLAPGSWINSDFHIWIGHPEENRAWELLARARSETFGDQAPQPDDRRSDHLLRAEGSDWFWWYGDDHASAQADTFDLLFRRHLEALYLATGRSAPPELKQPIKPPVSKRRRLREPTALFTPTINGQAGDYFEWLAAGRASLTGGGAMHPRDQLFTSLLFGYDLKHLFLRLDPHAHQDDLLEEGHHLDIHLTAADAWLARFVPKSGEVFLYRAGDSRIVGRGKGAVEQVVELAIPLAPLELKAGDVLLLSLHLCEQDREMARWPVEAPLEIPYRGTLLEADEWYV
- a CDS encoding galactose-1-phosphate uridylyltransferase — protein: MSEIRWDPLKGVWVIVDRERGRRLQEFLLEQPAPRVEFCPFCYGNESRTPPEIDAVRPERQPPDTPGWQVRVIPNRHPVLAIEGDLDPRGHGLYDRVNGVGAHEIVIENPDHDRDLADFAPQELVAVLHTWQRRLNDLRRDTRFRAICLFRNQGPLAGADIPHPHSQIIALPLIPPLMAAELHNCRDHFSRKERCLLCDLLRQELHTETGIVHDDGHFVALVPYASGRPFELRLVPRRHEHDFVRVGEDELLALAEVLRNVLARLRQALRTPSYRLYLRTAPPQHTRFGRPNYWTSLAHDYHWYLEIHPCLARGTGIEQATGVPVNLVAPEDAAAFLRGENPAQKR